The stretch of DNA TGATCTGAGAGGTCAGCATGTGAGCCTTCATGTAGTGTCCTTTCCTCTCCATCATCCTCTGTTGGATCAGACTAGTGTCTCCAGACAGGAACAGGAAGTAGACGTCAGGAGAGGCAGAGAGCAGCAGCTCGTGGTGAGGATCAGCTGATAGAGCTCTGGAACCGTGGAGGAGGACACGTCTGTAGTGGTGTTTCAGAGCAGAGCACGTCATCAGGGCGTTGGAACCAGCACACAGCTCCCTAACATCAAAGATCAAAGGAAGCCATTGATGTGACTGCAGGAGACGTAAGTGACACACTTTCCCTCCAAACTTCTTCTCCTCGCTCCAATTTAGGAAATCATCTTTGATATGTTTCATCTTTCCTCAGCATTTCATCCTCATTTTAACTGTTTCTGCTAAAAATCTGGACGTTGACGTCATTTCCACAAATATCATCTGTGACTTTGTTTAATGAGTTTAGAAAGAATGACGTCACCTCTGAAGGAGCTGATGGAGTTTGAGAAGCCACGGGATTCGATCCTAAAGAGACGAGAATACGATCAGTCGTTAATCGTTCATTACATTGGGGATCTTTAGAATAGCGtcatgcagtggttctcaaatgggggtacgtgtacccctagggttatgcaatgacactacagggggtactagagaaagaaagtggaaaatgaagaaataaaaacattaaaaacattaaaaacattttgtgtttatttttagttaaaaatgataatcacactaaatTTCACCAACAACTcacgaaacaacaaaaacacaaaataagagaaaaatatactgaataataaaagaacaaaaaaataacaaaataacacaaaaaatgatggtagaaatgatcttgataaaAATGTTCTAGTTGAACAAAGGTGGAactttgattcagaaataagagaaaatgggACTTTACACCATTAATATTAcggtattaatattattaccgTACATTACTGTAATGTACGATAAACTAGCTTAATATTCCATGTATGTGCTACGGAGGAGGAATAGGGACAATTTTGATGGCGAAAATTATTATGGGCAAATCAAGAGTAAATATTAATGTTGAGATTGAAGTTAAAATTTTGACAACGAACTAAAAATATGATTTGGTGACAAAAATGGaatgtttgctaataaagtcaaatgaCGTGGTCAATTGCACATGtaataatgttgaatttgctctttttctcaGTCTAAAGTCttgaaaacatgtatttaactCAAGAATGAATGACTTTGATCTGCTGCATGTGTTCTATGGTTCTAAACTAGTTTTAAACCAGTTCTAAACTAGTTCTAAACCAGTTCTAAACTAGTTCTAAACCAGTTCTAAACTAGTTCTAAACCAGTTCTAAACTAGTTCTAAACCAGTTCTAAACTAGTTCTAAACCAGTTCTAAACCAGTTCTAAACCAGTTCTAAACTAGTTCTAAACCAGTTCTAACTAGTTCTAAACCAGTTCTAAACTAGTTCTAAACCAGTTCTAACCAGTTCTAAACCAGTTCTAAACCAGGTCTAAACCTAGTTCTAACTAGTTCTGAAACCAGTTGTAAACCAGTTCTAAACCAGTTCTAAACCAGAGTCTAAACTAGTTCTAAACCAGTTGTAAACCAGTTGTCTTAAACCTAGTTCCTAAACTAGTCTAAACCTAGTTGTAACCAGTAAACCAGTTGTGTAAACCAGTTCTAAAAATAGTTCTAAACCTAGTTCTAAACTAGTTGTAAACCAGTTGAGTTTCTAACCTAGTTCTAACCAGTTCGAAACTAGTTTCTAAACCTAGTTCTAAACCTAGTTCGTAAACCTAGTTCTTAAACTAGTTCTAAACAGTTGTAAACCAGTTCTAAACTAGTTGTAAACCAGTTCTAACCAGTTCTAACTAGTTGTAAACCTAGTTGTAAACCAGTTGTCAAAACTAGTTGTTAACCCAGTTCTAAACCAGTTCTAAACTAGTTCTAAACTAGTTGTAAACTAGTTGTAACCTAGTTGTACACCAGTTCTAAACCAGTTCTAAACCAGTTCTAAACTAGTTGTAAACTAGTTGTAAACCAGTTCTAAACCAGTTCTAAACTAGTTCTAAACTAGTTGTAAACTAGTTGTAAACCAGTTCTAAACCAGTTCTAAACTAGTTCTAACTAGTTAAACTAGTTGTAAACTAGTTGTAAACCAGTTCTAAACCAGTTCTAAAACTAGTTCTAAACTAGTTGTAAACTAGTTGTAAACCAGTTCTAAACCAGTTCTAAACTAGTTCTAAACTAGTTGTAAACCAGATGTTCCACATGATGAAGCTGACCTGGTCTGACAGAGCGTCTCCTCTGGACATCTTCTGGATGTTCTCCTGTGTGTGATAATCATCTCCCTCATGTAGAGGCCATCCCAGCTGTtagaatacattattattaatattaataactgtgtgtgtgaagcTCTAATAGCATTAGCTCACCTTCTCAGACAGAAACGCCCCCAGAGAACTTCTACATTTCacaga from Gouania willdenowi chromosome 9, fGouWil2.1, whole genome shotgun sequence encodes:
- the LOC114469906 gene encoding probable gluconokinase isoform X2; amino-acid sequence: MFHAQNDLHPDGSLRLRKLGWPLHEGDDYHTQENIQKMSRGDALSDQDRIPWLLKLHQLLQRELCAGSNALMTCSALKHHYRRVLLHGSRALSADPHHELLLSASPDVYFLFLSGDTSLIQQRMMERKGHYMKAHMLTSQIKALEPPQSDEDNVSAAGRQQEHQ
- the LOC114469906 gene encoding probable gluconokinase isoform X1, whose translation is MFCRCSTLRMIYILMGVSGSGKSSLGAFLSEKLGWPLHEGDDYHTQENIQKMSRGDALSDQDRIPWLLKLHQLLQRELCAGSNALMTCSALKHHYRRVLLHGSRALSADPHHELLLSASPDVYFLFLSGDTSLIQQRMMERKGHYMKAHMLTSQIKALEPPQSDEDNVSAAGRQQEHQ